One stretch of Mangifera indica cultivar Alphonso chromosome 9, CATAS_Mindica_2.1, whole genome shotgun sequence DNA includes these proteins:
- the LOC123225541 gene encoding vegetative cell wall protein gp1-like isoform X2: MRGLKSIPWFYVIFFLSFSNCSLEASSNKKLRSAVVVGTVYCDTCFQENFSKSSHFIPGASVAVECKDETSKPSFQQEVKTDKHGEFKVHLPFSVSEHVRKIKRCSVKLVSSSESSCAVASSATSSSLRLKSRNQGTSIFSAGFFSFKPLKQPNLCNQKPSLENSKIFNSKKALIPPIVVNTPILPPLDPSHLPPLPLISSLPPLPQLPPLPALPSLPPLPGRKTMQKNAGKLFQETQTQLSKSQQKEVNHPDVSLPPLPPVPGPLPPVPLPPVPGPLPPTPPLPIPLPPVPLPPVPGPLPPAPPLPIPLPPVPGPLPPVPLPPVPGPLPPIPGPLPPIPLPPVPGPLPPAPPLPIPLPPVPLPPVPGPLPPIPGPLPPVPGPLPPIPGPLPPVPGLTPPAPPLPIPLPPVIPGIPPAFSSP; this comes from the exons ATGAGAGGCCTGAAAAGTATCCCTTGGTTTTACGTCATATTCTTTCTCAGTTTCAGTAATTGTAGTCTTGAGGCTAGTAGTAACAAGAAACTTCGTTCTGCTGTTGTTGTTGGCACTGTCTACTGTGACACATGTTTCCAGGAGAATTTCTCCAAGTCTAGTCACTTCATTCCAG GTGCTTCTGTTGCTGTAGAATGCAAAGATGAGACCTCAAAACCAAGTTTTCAACAAGAAGTGAAGACAGATAAGCATGGAGAATTCAAGGTTCATCTGCCATTTTCTGTTAGCGAACATGTCAGGAAAATCAAGAGATGCTCGGTTAAATTGGTCAGTAGTAGTGAGTCTTCATGTGCAGTGGCCTCTTCAGCAACTTCATCTTCACTCAGGCTCAAGTCAAGAAACCAAGGAACTAGCATATTCTCTGCAGGATTTTTCTCCTTCAAGCCTCTGAAACAGCCAAATCTATGCAACCAGAAACCAAGCctggaaaattcaaaaatattcaaCTCCAAAAAAGCCTTAATTCCTCCAATTGTTGTAAATACTCCTATTCTTCCACCATTAGACCCAAGCCATCTTCCTCCGCTTCCTTTAATATCAAGCCTACCGCCATTGCCACAACTTCCACCTCTTCCGGCTCTTCCATCTCTTCCACCATTACCAGGGAGAAAAACTATGCAAAAAAATGCTGGAAAGCTTTTCCAggaaactcaaactcaactatCAAAATCACAACAGAAGGAAGTAAATCACCCTGATGTTTCCCTTCCTCCATTGCCACCAGTTCCAGGACCACTGCCACCAGTTCCACTGCCACCAGTTCCAGGACCATTGCCACCAACGCCACCTCTTCCAATTCCTCTGCCACCAGTTCCACTGCCACCAGTTCCAGGGCCATTGCCACCAGCGCCACCTCTTCCAATTCCTCTGCCACCAGTTCCAGGACCACTACCACCAGTTCCACTGCCACCAGTTCCAGGACCATTGCCACCAATTCCAGGACCACTGCCACCAATTCCACTACCACCAGTTCCAGGACCATTGCCACCAGCGCCACCTCTTCCAATTCCTCTGCCACCAGTTCCACTGCCACCAGTTCCAGGACCATTGCCACCAATTCCAGGACCACTGCCACCAGTTCCAGGACCATTGCCACCAATTCCAGGACCACTGCCACCAG TTCCAGGACTAACTCCACCAGCGCCACCCCTTCCAATTCCTCTGCCTCCAGTCATCCCAGGAATTCCTCCAGCTTTTTCTTCACCATGA
- the LOC123225541 gene encoding vegetative cell wall protein gp1-like isoform X4, whose product MRGLKSIPWFYVIFFLSFSNCSLEASSNKKLRSAVVVGTVYCDTCFQENFSKSSHFIPGASVAVECKDETSKPSFQQEVKTDKHGEFKVHLPFSVSEHVRKIKRCSVKLVSSSESSCAVASSATSSSLRLKSRNQGTSIFSAGFFSFKPLKQPNLCNQKPSLENSKIFNSKKALIPPIVVNTPILPPLDPSHLPPLPLISSLPPLPQLPIPLPPVPLPPVPGPLPPAPPLPIPLPPVPGPLPPVPLPPVPGPLPPIPGPLPPIPLPPVPGPLPPAPPLPIPLPPVPLPPVPGPLPPIPGPLPPVPGPLPPIPGPLPPVPLPPVPGPLPPIPGPLPPIPGLTPPAPPLPIPLPPVIPGIPPAFSSP is encoded by the exons ATGAGAGGCCTGAAAAGTATCCCTTGGTTTTACGTCATATTCTTTCTCAGTTTCAGTAATTGTAGTCTTGAGGCTAGTAGTAACAAGAAACTTCGTTCTGCTGTTGTTGTTGGCACTGTCTACTGTGACACATGTTTCCAGGAGAATTTCTCCAAGTCTAGTCACTTCATTCCAG GTGCTTCTGTTGCTGTAGAATGCAAAGATGAGACCTCAAAACCAAGTTTTCAACAAGAAGTGAAGACAGATAAGCATGGAGAATTCAAGGTTCATCTGCCATTTTCTGTTAGCGAACATGTCAGGAAAATCAAGAGATGCTCGGTTAAATTGGTCAGTAGTAGTGAGTCTTCATGTGCAGTGGCCTCTTCAGCAACTTCATCTTCACTCAGGCTCAAGTCAAGAAACCAAGGAACTAGCATATTCTCTGCAGGATTTTTCTCCTTCAAGCCTCTGAAACAGCCAAATCTATGCAACCAGAAACCAAGCctggaaaattcaaaaatattcaaCTCCAAAAAAGCCTTAATTCCTCCAATTGTTGTAAATACTCCTATTCTTCCACCATTAGACCCAAGCCATCTTCCTCCGCTTCCTTTAATATCAAGCCTACCGCCATTGCCACAA CTTCCAATTCCTCTGCCACCAGTTCCACTGCCACCAGTTCCAGGGCCATTGCCACCAGCGCCACCTCTTCCAATTCCTCTGCCACCAGTTCCAGGACCACTACCACCAGTTCCACTGCCACCAGTTCCAGGACCATTGCCACCAATTCCAGGACCACTGCCACCAATTCCACTACCACCAGTTCCAGGACCATTGCCACCAGCGCCACCTCTTCCAATTCCTCTGCCACCAGTTCCACTGCCACCAGTTCCAGGACCATTGCCACCAATTCCAGGACCACTGCCACCAGTTCCAGGACCATTGCCACCAATTCCAGGACCACTGCCACCAGTTCCACTGCCACCAGTTCCAGGACCATTGCCACCAATTCCAGGACCATTGCCACCAATTCCAG GACTAACTCCACCAGCGCCACCCCTTCCAATTCCTCTGCCTCCAGTCATCCCAGGAATTCCTCCAGCTTTTTCTTCACCATGA
- the LOC123225541 gene encoding basic proline-rich protein-like isoform X1, whose amino-acid sequence MRGLKSIPWFYVIFFLSFSNCSLEASSNKKLRSAVVVGTVYCDTCFQENFSKSSHFIPGASVAVECKDETSKPSFQQEVKTDKHGEFKVHLPFSVSEHVRKIKRCSVKLVSSSESSCAVASSATSSSLRLKSRNQGTSIFSAGFFSFKPLKQPNLCNQKPSLENSKIFNSKKALIPPIVVNTPILPPLDPSHLPPLPLISSLPPLPQLPPLPALPSLPPLPGRKTMQKNAGKLFQETQTQLSKSQQKEVNHPDVSLPPLPPVPGPLPPVPLPPVPGPLPPTPPLPIPLPPVPLPPVPGPLPPAPPLPIPLPPVPGPLPPVPLPPVPGPLPPIPGPLPPIPLPPVPGPLPPAPPLPIPLPPVPLPPVPGPLPPIPGPLPPVPGPLPPIPGPLPPVPLPPVPGPLPPIPGPLPPIPGLTPPAPPLPIPLPPVIPGIPPAFSSP is encoded by the exons ATGAGAGGCCTGAAAAGTATCCCTTGGTTTTACGTCATATTCTTTCTCAGTTTCAGTAATTGTAGTCTTGAGGCTAGTAGTAACAAGAAACTTCGTTCTGCTGTTGTTGTTGGCACTGTCTACTGTGACACATGTTTCCAGGAGAATTTCTCCAAGTCTAGTCACTTCATTCCAG GTGCTTCTGTTGCTGTAGAATGCAAAGATGAGACCTCAAAACCAAGTTTTCAACAAGAAGTGAAGACAGATAAGCATGGAGAATTCAAGGTTCATCTGCCATTTTCTGTTAGCGAACATGTCAGGAAAATCAAGAGATGCTCGGTTAAATTGGTCAGTAGTAGTGAGTCTTCATGTGCAGTGGCCTCTTCAGCAACTTCATCTTCACTCAGGCTCAAGTCAAGAAACCAAGGAACTAGCATATTCTCTGCAGGATTTTTCTCCTTCAAGCCTCTGAAACAGCCAAATCTATGCAACCAGAAACCAAGCctggaaaattcaaaaatattcaaCTCCAAAAAAGCCTTAATTCCTCCAATTGTTGTAAATACTCCTATTCTTCCACCATTAGACCCAAGCCATCTTCCTCCGCTTCCTTTAATATCAAGCCTACCGCCATTGCCACAACTTCCACCTCTTCCGGCTCTTCCATCTCTTCCACCATTACCAGGGAGAAAAACTATGCAAAAAAATGCTGGAAAGCTTTTCCAggaaactcaaactcaactatCAAAATCACAACAGAAGGAAGTAAATCACCCTGATGTTTCCCTTCCTCCATTGCCACCAGTTCCAGGACCACTGCCACCAGTTCCACTGCCACCAGTTCCAGGACCATTGCCACCAACGCCACCTCTTCCAATTCCTCTGCCACCAGTTCCACTGCCACCAGTTCCAGGGCCATTGCCACCAGCGCCACCTCTTCCAATTCCTCTGCCACCAGTTCCAGGACCACTACCACCAGTTCCACTGCCACCAGTTCCAGGACCATTGCCACCAATTCCAGGACCACTGCCACCAATTCCACTACCACCAGTTCCAGGACCATTGCCACCAGCGCCACCTCTTCCAATTCCTCTGCCACCAGTTCCACTGCCACCAGTTCCAGGACCATTGCCACCAATTCCAGGACCACTGCCACCAGTTCCAGGACCATTGCCACCAATTCCAGGACCACTGCCACCAGTTCCACTGCCACCAGTTCCAGGACCATTGCCACCAATTCCAGGACCATTGCCACCAATTCCAG GACTAACTCCACCAGCGCCACCCCTTCCAATTCCTCTGCCTCCAGTCATCCCAGGAATTCCTCCAGCTTTTTCTTCACCATGA
- the LOC123225541 gene encoding vegetative cell wall protein gp1-like isoform X3, producing the protein MRGLKSIPWFYVIFFLSFSNCSLEASSNKKLRSAVVVGTVYCDTCFQENFSKSSHFIPGASVAVECKDETSKPSFQQEVKTDKHGEFKVHLPFSVSEHVRKIKRCSVKLVSSSESSCAVASSATSSSLRLKSRNQGTSIFSAGFFSFKPLKQPNLCNQKPSLENSKIFNSKKALIPPIVVNTPILPPLDPSHLPPLPLISSLPPLPQLPPLPALPSLPPLPGRKTMQKNAGKLFQETQTQLSKSQQKEVNHPDVSLPPLPPVPGPLPPVPLPPVPGPLPPTPPLPIPLPPVPLPPVPGPLPPAPPLPIPLPPVPGPLPPVPLPPVPGPLPPIPGPLPPIPLPPVPGPLPPAPPLPIPLPPVPLPPVPGPLPPIPGPLPPVPGLTPPAPPLPIPLPPVIPGIPPAFSSP; encoded by the exons ATGAGAGGCCTGAAAAGTATCCCTTGGTTTTACGTCATATTCTTTCTCAGTTTCAGTAATTGTAGTCTTGAGGCTAGTAGTAACAAGAAACTTCGTTCTGCTGTTGTTGTTGGCACTGTCTACTGTGACACATGTTTCCAGGAGAATTTCTCCAAGTCTAGTCACTTCATTCCAG GTGCTTCTGTTGCTGTAGAATGCAAAGATGAGACCTCAAAACCAAGTTTTCAACAAGAAGTGAAGACAGATAAGCATGGAGAATTCAAGGTTCATCTGCCATTTTCTGTTAGCGAACATGTCAGGAAAATCAAGAGATGCTCGGTTAAATTGGTCAGTAGTAGTGAGTCTTCATGTGCAGTGGCCTCTTCAGCAACTTCATCTTCACTCAGGCTCAAGTCAAGAAACCAAGGAACTAGCATATTCTCTGCAGGATTTTTCTCCTTCAAGCCTCTGAAACAGCCAAATCTATGCAACCAGAAACCAAGCctggaaaattcaaaaatattcaaCTCCAAAAAAGCCTTAATTCCTCCAATTGTTGTAAATACTCCTATTCTTCCACCATTAGACCCAAGCCATCTTCCTCCGCTTCCTTTAATATCAAGCCTACCGCCATTGCCACAACTTCCACCTCTTCCGGCTCTTCCATCTCTTCCACCATTACCAGGGAGAAAAACTATGCAAAAAAATGCTGGAAAGCTTTTCCAggaaactcaaactcaactatCAAAATCACAACAGAAGGAAGTAAATCACCCTGATGTTTCCCTTCCTCCATTGCCACCAGTTCCAGGACCACTGCCACCAGTTCCACTGCCACCAGTTCCAGGACCATTGCCACCAACGCCACCTCTTCCAATTCCTCTGCCACCAGTTCCACTGCCACCAGTTCCAGGGCCATTGCCACCAGCGCCACCTCTTCCAATTCCTCTGCCACCAGTTCCAGGACCACTACCACCAGTTCCACTGCCACCAGTTCCAGGACCATTGCCACCAATTCCAGGACCACTGCCACCAATTCCACTACCACCAGTTCCAGGACCATTGCCACCAGCGCCACCTCTTCCAATTCCTCTGCCACCAGTTCCACTGCCACCAGTTCCAGGACCATTGCCACCAATTCCAGGACCACTGCCACCAGTTCCAG GACTAACTCCACCAGCGCCACCCCTTCCAATTCCTCTGCCTCCAGTCATCCCAGGAATTCCTCCAGCTTTTTCTTCACCATGA
- the LOC123225542 gene encoding cytosolic sulfotransferase 7-like isoform X2 has product MPFGTASSHLLTSSSFFTKFIFSVYQISSPMASSSPLNIPASAAALFQDLPKEKWWGIIEYVQFEGFWYSAPRLQASLTARSNFKALDDDVILASCPKTGTTWLKALIPSIMNRTGEFKDDDSDDPLLKNHPNAFMPSLEMKIFRDTPNPDLSDLVSPRLFRTHVPYTMLSESAQKSDCKIVYITRDPKDAFVSFWHFMNTNVPPSLGKLPIDSAFESFCKGVYPFGPLQDHALGYFQESQKRPEKILFLKYEELKKDPKGQLKKLASFLGKPFANEEEVDRILWRCSLERLKSLELNQNGVDPWDGLAYNTYFRLGNVGDWKNSLTPEMKDRLDEITRQKLQGCDLVFGS; this is encoded by the exons ATGCCATTTGGAACAGCTTCAAGCCATTTGCTAACAAGTTCTAGCTTCTTTACTAAGTTTATTTTCTCAGTCTATCAAATTTCCTCTCCAATGGCGTCATCTTCTCCATTGAACATTCCTGCTTCTGCTGCCGCCTTATTTCAAGATCTTCCAAAGGAAAAATGGTGGGGGATCATTGAGTACGTTCAGTTTGAAGGGTTCTGGTACTCAGCTCCCCGCCTTCAAGCTTCTCTCACTGCCAGGTCCAACTTTAAAGCTCTTGACGATGATGTTATTCTGGCTTCTTGTCCCAAGACCGGCACCACTTGGCTCAAGGCCCTCATTCCATCCATCATGAATCGTACAGGAGAATTTAAAGACGACGACAGCGATGATCCTCTCCTCAAAAACCATCCAAACGCCTTCATGCCTTCTctggaaatgaaaattttcagagaCACCCCAAATCCTGATCTCTCTGATTTGGTCTCTCCAAGACTTTTCCGAACTCACGTTCCGTACACCATGCTCTCAGAATCCGCTCAGAAATCAGACTGCAAAATCGTCTACATCACTAGAGATCCTAAGGACGCGTTCGTGTCGTTTTGGCACTTCATGAACACAAACGTGCCACCATCACTTGGCAAACTCCCTATAGATTCTGCGTTTGAGAGTTTCTGCAAAGGGGTTTATCCATTCGGGCCATTGCAGGATCATGCTTTGGGCTATTTTCAGGAGAGTCAAAAGAGACCTGAGAAGATACTTTTTTTGAAATATGAAGAGCTGAAGAAAGACCCGAAAGGGCAATTGAAAAAACTAGCTTCATTCCTGGGAAAGCCTTTTGCTAATGAGGAAGAG GTTGATAGAATATTGTGGAGGTGTAGCTTGGAAAGGCTCAAGAGCTTGGAGTTGAACCAGAATGGAGTTGACCCTTGGGATGGGTTGGCTTACAATACATATTTCAGGCTGGGTAATGTTGGGGACTGGAAGAACAGTTTAACCCCGGAGATGAAAGACCGACTTGATGAAATTACAAGACAGAAACTCCAAGGGTGTGATCTAGTTTTCGGGAGCTAA
- the LOC123225542 gene encoding cytosolic sulfotransferase 7-like isoform X1 — protein sequence MPFGTASSHLLTSSSFFTKFIFSVYQISSPMASSSPLNIPASAAALFQDLPKEKWWGIIEYVQFEGFWYSAPRLQASLTARSNFKALDDDVILASCPKTGTTWLKALIPSIMNRTGEFKDDDSDDPLLKNHPNAFMPSLEMKIFRDTPNPDLSDLVSPRLFRTHVPYTMLSESAQKSDCKIVYITRDPKDAFVSFWHFMNTNVPPSLGKLPIDSAFESFCKGVYPFGPLQDHALGYFQESQKRPEKILFLKYEELKKDPKGQLKKLASFLGKPFANEEEVDRILWRCSLERLKSLEVNQNGVDPWDGLAYNTYFRLGNVGDWKNSLTPEMKDRLDEITRQKLQGCDLVFGS from the coding sequence ATGCCATTTGGAACAGCTTCAAGCCATTTGCTAACAAGTTCTAGCTTCTTTACTAAGTTTATTTTCTCAGTCTATCAAATTTCCTCTCCAATGGCGTCATCTTCTCCATTGAACATTCCTGCTTCTGCTGCCGCCTTATTTCAAGATCTTCCAAAGGAAAAATGGTGGGGGATCATTGAGTACGTTCAGTTTGAAGGGTTCTGGTACTCAGCTCCCCGCCTTCAAGCTTCTCTCACTGCCAGGTCCAACTTTAAAGCTCTTGACGATGATGTTATTCTGGCTTCTTGTCCCAAGACCGGCACCACTTGGCTCAAGGCCCTCATTCCATCCATCATGAATCGTACAGGAGAATTTAAAGACGACGACAGCGATGATCCTCTCCTCAAAAACCATCCAAACGCCTTCATGCCTTCTctggaaatgaaaattttcagagaCACCCCAAATCCTGATCTCTCTGATTTGGTCTCTCCAAGACTTTTCCGAACTCACGTTCCGTACACCATGCTCTCAGAATCCGCTCAGAAATCAGACTGCAAAATCGTCTACATCACTAGAGATCCTAAGGACGCGTTCGTGTCGTTTTGGCACTTCATGAACACAAACGTGCCACCATCACTTGGCAAACTCCCTATAGATTCTGCGTTTGAGAGTTTCTGCAAAGGGGTTTATCCATTCGGGCCATTGCAGGATCATGCTTTGGGCTATTTTCAGGAGAGTCAAAAGAGACCTGAGAAGATACTTTTTTTGAAATATGAAGAGCTGAAGAAAGACCCGAAAGGGCAATTGAAAAAACTAGCTTCATTCCTGGGAAAGCCTTTTGCTAATGAGGAAGAGGTTGATAGAATATTGTGGAGGTGTAGCTTGGAAAGGCTCAAGAGCTTGGAGGTGAACCAGAATGGAGTTGACCCTTGGGATGGGTTGGCTTACAATACATATTTCAGGCTGGGTAATGTTGGGGACTGGAAGAACAGTTTAACCCCGGAGATGAAAGACCGACTTGATGAAATTACAAGACAGAAACTCCAAGGGTGTGATCTAGTTTTCGGGAGCTAA
- the LOC123225155 gene encoding cytosolic sulfotransferase 12-like: MASSSPLNIPASAAALFQDLPKEKWWGIIEYVQFEGFWYSAPRLQASLTVRSNFKALDDDVILASCPKTGTTWLKALIPSIMNRTGEFKDDDSDDPLLKNHPNAFMPSLEMKIFRDTPNPDVSDLVSPRLFRTHVPYTMLSESAQKSDCKIVYITRDPKDAFVSFWHFMNTNVPPSLGKLPIDSAFESFCKGVYPFGPLQDHALGYFQESQKRPEKILFLKYEELKKDPKGQLKKIASFLGKPFANEEEVDRILWRCSLERLKSLEVNQNGVDPWDGLAYNTYFRLGNVGDWKNSLTPEMKDRLDEITRQKLQGCDLVFGS; encoded by the coding sequence ATGGCGTCATCTTCTCCATTGAACATTCCTGCTTCTGCTGCCGCCTTATTTCAAGATCTTCCAAAGGAAAAATGGTGGGGGATCATTGAGTACGTTCAGTTTGAAGGGTTCTGGTACTCTGCTCCCCGCCTTCAAGCTTCTCTCACTGTCAGGTCCAACTTTAAAGCTCTTGACGATGATGTTATTCTGGCTTCTTGTCCCAAGACCGGCACCACTTGGCTCAAGGCCCTCATTCCATCCATCATGAATCGTACAGGAGAATTTAAAGACGACGACAGCGATGATCCTCTCCTCAAAAACCATCCAAACGCCTTCATGCCTTCTctggaaatgaaaattttcagagaCACCCCAAATCCTGATGTCTCCGATTTGGTCTCTCCAAGACTTTTCCGAACTCACGTTCCGTACACCATGCTCTCAGAATCCGCTCAGAAATCAGACTGCAAAATCGTCTACATCACTAGAGATCCTAAGGACGCGTTCGTGTCGTTTTGGCACTTCATGAACACAAACGTGCCACCATCACTTGGCAAACTCCCTATAGATTCTGCGTTTGAGAGTTTCTGCAAAGGGGTTTATCCATTCGGGCCGTTGCAAGATCATGCTTTGGGCTATTTTCAGGAGAGTCAAAAGAGACCTGAGAAAATACTTTTTTTGAAATATGAAGAGCTGAAGAAAGACCCGAAAGggcaattgaaaaaaatagcTTCATTCCTGGGAAAGCCTTTCGCTAATGAGGAAGAGGTTGATAGAATATTGTGGAGGTGTAGCTTGGAAAGGCTCAAGAGCTTGGAGGTGAACCAGAATGGAGTTGACCCTTGGGATGGGTTGGCTTACAATACATATTTCAGGCTGGGTAATGTTGGGGACTGGAAGAACAGTTTAACCCCGGAGATGAAAGACCGACTTGATGAAATTACAAGACAGAAACTCCAAGGGTGTGATCTAGTTTTCGGGAGCTAA
- the LOC123225781 gene encoding cytosolic sulfotransferase 12-like, producing MASSSPLSIPASAAALFQDLPKEKWWGIIEYVQFEGFWYSAPRLQASLTARSNFKALDDDVILASCPKTGTTWLKALIPSIMNRTGEFKDDDSDDPLLKNHPNAFMPSLEMKIFRDTPNPDVSDLVSPRLFRTHVPYTMLSESAQKSDCKIVYITRDPKDAFVSFWHFMNTNVPPSLGKLPIDSAFESFCKGVYPFGPLQDHALGYFQESQKRPEKILFLKYEELKKDPKGQLKKLASFLGKPFANEEEVDRILWRCSLERLKSLEVNQKGVDPWDGLGYNTYFRLGNVGDWKNSLTPEMKDRLDEITREKLQGSDLVFGS from the coding sequence ATGGCATCTTCTTCTCCATTGAGCATTCCTGCTTCTGCTGCCGCCTTGTTTCAAGATCTTCCAAAGGAAAAATGGTGGGGGATCATTGAATACGTTCAGTTTGAAGGGTTCTGGTATTCAGCTCCTCGCCTTCAAGCTTCTCTTACTGCCAGGTCCAACTTTAAGGCTCTTGACGATGATGTTATTCTGGCTTCTTGTCCCAAGACTGGCACCACTTGGCTCAAGGCCCTCATTCCATCTATCATGAACCGTACAGGAGAATTTAAAGACGACGACAGCGATGATCCTCTCCTCAAAAACCATCCAAACGCCTTCATGCCTTCTctggaaatgaaaattttcagagaCACCCCAAATCCTGATGTCTCCGATTTGGTCTCTCCAAGACTTTTCCGAACTCACGTTCCGTACACCATGCTCTCAGAATCCGCTCAGAAATCAGACTGCAAAATCGTATACATCACTAGAGATCCTAAGGACGCGTTCGTGTCGTTTTGGCATTTCATGAACACAAACGTCCCACCATCACTTGGCAAACTCCCTATAGATTCTGCGTTTGAGAGTTTCTGCAAAGGGGTTTATCCATTTGGGCCATTGCAAGATCATGCTTTGGGCTATTTTCAGGAAAGTCAAAAGAGACCTGAGAAAATACTTTTTTTGAAATATGAAGAGCTGAAGAAAGACCCAAAAGGGCAATTGAAAAAACTAGCTTCATTCCTTGGAAAGCCTTTTGCTAATGAGGAAGAGGTTGATAGAATATTGTGGAGGTGTAGCTTGGAAAGGCTCAAGAGCTTGGAGGTGAACCAGAAAGGAGTTGACCCTTGGGATGGGTTGGGGTATAACACATATTTCAGGCTGGGTAATGTTGGGGACTGGAAGAACAGTTTAACCCCTGAAATGAAAGACCGACTTGATGAAATTACAAGAGAGAAACTCCAAGGATCTGATCTAGTTTTCGGAAGTTAA